The following nucleotide sequence is from Candidatus Zixiibacteriota bacterium.
GAGCGCTCGATCGCACAGCTCAAGCGTTTCCAGGTAGAGCAGAAAATGCAGGCGATGGTAGCTATGGCGGAGAAGATGCTGGAGAATCAGGAAGGTATCAATGCCGATGTGTCCCAGGCTCAAAAGGAGCAACTGTCGAAGATCAAGCCCCGTCAGGATACTAATAAAGATGAATTTGAACGCTTGAAAGAACACTCCAAAGAGCTCGAAAAAATGCTCGAGGAGAATCAGATGCAAAACGACCAGAGCGCTGGAAGTTTTTGCCAGGCGGTCAATGACAACCAGGCTGATGTGCCGATGGAGAAGGCCTCGCAGGCGATGAGCCAGAAGGATCAAGAGCAGTCGGCACAGCAGGGCGGACAGGCCTCGATGGACCTGGAGAAGCTGGTCGACCAGATGAAAAACGCCCAGTCCCAGTTCTCCAACCAGATGTCGGCCGAGATGGTGCAGAAAATGCGCGACGCGGTCGATCAATTGCTGTATCTCTCGGATGAGCAGGAACAGCTTTACAATGAAATAGAACCCCTCAGGCCGTTGTCCGGAAGCATGAACGAGCTGGCCCAGAAACAGCAGAATTTGACCTCGGAAACCGAACGGATACGTAACGAACTGGTAGATATGGCCAAGCAGTCGGCCTTTATGCAAAGCGCTATCGATGATTTCATGGAACGCGCGCTGTCCTCGATGAGAAGTTCGGTGGAGGCGATGTCTAACTCGAATCAACGCAGTGCCGCCTCCTACCAGAACGAGGGTATTTATTCACTCAACCGCTCCGCGCAGACATTGATACAGTCATTGAACAACCAGTCGCAGTGTAACTCGAGTTGCAACAAGAATCAGTCGATGTTCACCAAGATGAAAAAGATGTCCCAGAGCCAGAGCAAGGTCAACCGCCAGACGCAGAATATGTGCAATAATCCGGGCAACAACATGGGTAAACCATCGGCCGAACAGCTTCGCAGGCTGGCCGCGGAACAGTCCCAGATCGGGCGCGGGATCCAGGAGATGGTGGACGAATTCGGCAACCGCAAGGATGCCCTCGGTCGACTGGATAAGATGTCCGGTGAAATCAGGGAAGTGGTCGAAGCGCTCGAAAAGGGTGAGACCGGCCCGCAACTTATGGCGCGCCAGAAAAAGATCTATTCGCGTATGCTCGACTTCCAGCTTTCATTGGAACGACGAGATTATTCTGAACAGCGTAAGGCCGATACCGGCCAGGACGTGGTCCGCGAATCTCCCGATGAACTTGATTTAAAGGGCAACCTGTCCGAATCCGAGTATCGTGCCAAGCTCGAAAAGTATATGCAGGAAACATATCCGCCTGAATACGAAAACCTTGTTAAAGATTATTTCAAGGCGTTGATGCAGTCTGATAACCGATGATTAAGCGTTCGCACACAGTAATTGTAGTTCTTCTATTATCTCTGCTGGTACCGGTATTCGCTCATGCGATCGAACCCCAGCATGCCAAGCAGTTGACTATGGCCCGGCGTTACCTCGGGGAGGGGATGACCGAGGAGGCGTATTCGATTCTGGACAACCTTCTCAAGCTGTACCCATCGGAACCCCGTATGTTAAACGAGATTTACAAACTCTATAAAGACAACAAGGACTACGAACGAGCGCTTGAATTACTGAATCATCGCCGTATGGTCTTCCCGCGCGACAAGAGTCTGACTTTAGAGAAGGGCAGTCTGTTTCTTCGTATGGGTGAGGATGATTCGGCCTCGGTCGCCTATAATAAATATCTGAAGCGCATGGGGCATTCTCAGGCCGGCTATAAAAATGTATCCCGGGCCTACCAGTTGAATGGATACTACCGTCAGGCAACGGAGACATTTTTGGCGGGACGGAAACAGATCGGCGATTCATCGATGTTTGCGCAACAGCTGGGCTGGCTTTACCGCCAGAGACGTAATTACAAAGACGCCACCCTCGAATTCTATAAATTCATGACCGCCGATACAGCCAACCTCCGTCACGGGATTTCGGATATACGGAGCCTGATTAGTTATCTCGACGATTATTCCGAGCTTAAAGACGCGTTTCAGCAGATAATTGAAAATAATCCCGATGATTTTCATGCCCACGATTTCTACGCCGAAATTCATCTCAGAAAAGGCCATCTCGACAGCGCTTTCGAGGCGGTCAAAATTGCCGACAGCCTGGACGAAAAAGACGGTCGTCATCTGTTATCATTCGCCAACAACTGCCTGACGCAGAACCGTTTTCGGATGGCCGAGAGAACCTGCCGGTATATCCTGGACAACTATGATAATCCGCAAAGCAAGGGTATGGCCGAGATCCACCTGGCACAAGCCTATCTCAACCTCGAGCGACCTGATTCAGCTATAATGATCTATCATTCGATAATTGAAAAGACATCGTCTAATCAACCGCGCTGGTTTGACGGTATTTACCTT
It contains:
- a CDS encoding tetratricopeptide repeat protein gives rise to the protein MIKRSHTVIVVLLLSLLVPVFAHAIEPQHAKQLTMARRYLGEGMTEEAYSILDNLLKLYPSEPRMLNEIYKLYKDNKDYERALELLNHRRMVFPRDKSLTLEKGSLFLRMGEDDSASVAYNKYLKRMGHSQAGYKNVSRAYQLNGYYRQATETFLAGRKQIGDSSMFAQQLGWLYRQRRNYKDATLEFYKFMTADTANLRHGISDIRSLISYLDDYSELKDAFQQIIENNPDDFHAHDFYAEIHLRKGHLDSAFEAVKIADSLDEKDGRHLLSFANNCLTQNRFRMAERTCRYILDNYDNPQSKGMAEIHLAQAYLNLERPDSAIMIYHSIIEKTSSNQPRWFDGIYLLGNTFLEHLYQTDSARYYFNQLIEKDRTMRWADRARMKIADSYIIDNQLERADSLYLAVNTN